The sequence CATGCGAGGTGACTGCCCACGCCCCTGCTGCTGGGGTAGTGTCCACTCCGGCACGCTTCGCAAGAGGGGGACGTGGCAGGCGAGCGCTGGAAGACGGTCCGTTCTCGGTGGCAGAACCACTGGCGGCTGATGCTGGGCGTGGCGGTGCTGGCCACCACGCTGGCCGCCGTCTGCCTTCACTTCGACGCGAAGCTGGGCGGCCTGCTGGAGGAAGCGGAGCGCACGGCGTACGACACCGTCGTCACGCGATTCACCGAGCGGCGCGAGGTGTCATCCCAGGTGGTGCTGGTCACCATCGACCAGCCAAGCCTGGAGCGCATCCGCGCCAACGAACAGTACGCGCTCAACTTCGGAAGCTGGCCCTACAGCCGCAACCTCTGGGCGCGCGTGGTGGAACAGCTGGAAGCCGAGGGTGCTCGGGCCATCGTGTTCGACGCCGTCATGGACGAGCGCGGCACGGACGAGTCCATGGACCTGGCCTTCGCGCAGGTGCTCCAGGAGACGTCCATCCCCTTCTACCTGGGGGTCTCCACCCACGCGAACGCGCCGCTGCTGCCCCCCGCTGACTTCGGCGCGGCGGTGGTGGTGGACGGCCCCGCTCAGGCGGAGGACACCTTCCCGGAGGAAGCCGGCGCGGAGACGTTCGAGGACGGCGTCCTGGAGGCGGTCCTTCCCTCCGCTTCTCCCGAGCAGCTTGCCCGGGCCATCGCGTTTCCGGTGCGCGCGAACGGCCGGACGCTGCCCGCGCTGGATTACGCGACGTCCTCGGGGGAGCGGCTCCCCAGCCACCCGGTGCCGCCCATTCCCGTGCTGGTGGGCGCGGTGGATGGCTTCGGGCTGGTGGAGCCGGAGTCGGACGCCGACGGCTTCATGCGCCGCACGCGCTTCGTCTATTCGGATGGTCCCAATGCCTTCGCGACGCTGCCGGTGCGCGTGGCCGCGGGCCTGCTGGGCGCCAGCGCCATCGAGTTCTCCGGGCGCACGCTGCGCCTGGGCTCGCGCACCTACGCCGTGGATGCGGATGGCAGCGCCGGCATCGACTTCGGCGGGCAGCTGCATGACCGCTTCACCAGCGTTCCGCTCATCTCCGTGCTCGACGCGTGGGTGCACCGGGGCCAGGGCCAACCCACGGGGCTGCCGCCGGACGTCTTCCGCGGCAAGGTGGTCATCATTGGCGGCAACGCGGTGGGCCTCAACGACGTCAAGGCCACGTCCTTCTCGTCGCATGAGCCCGGCGTGGTGAAACAGGCGGCGGTGCTGGACACGCTCCTGGGCAACGGCCGCTTCATCACCCGCGCACCGCTGGGGGTGAGTCTGGCGCTCGTCTTCGCGGTGGCCTTCGTGTCGGTGGTGCTGCTGATGACGACGCGCTGGACGCCGCTGGAGATTGTGTGGCCGCTGGGGCTCTACGCCGGCATGAGCTGGGTGACGGGCCCCGTCCTTGGACTGACGCACACCTACGTGCTCACCGCCCTGCCCGCGCTGGCGGGCGTGCTGGCCAGCGTCAGCGCCGTGGCCTTCAACCACCTGGTGGCCAACGAGGAGGCCGCCTTCATCCGGCAGGCCTTCAGCCGCTTCATGGAGCCCAAGCTGGTGGAGCAGATGATTGCCCAGCGCGAGCTGCCCC is a genomic window of Myxococcus virescens containing:
- a CDS encoding CHASE2 domain-containing protein; translated protein: MAGERWKTVRSRWQNHWRLMLGVAVLATTLAAVCLHFDAKLGGLLEEAERTAYDTVVTRFTERREVSSQVVLVTIDQPSLERIRANEQYALNFGSWPYSRNLWARVVEQLEAEGARAIVFDAVMDERGTDESMDLAFAQVLQETSIPFYLGVSTHANAPLLPPADFGAAVVVDGPAQAEDTFPEEAGAETFEDGVLEAVLPSASPEQLARAIAFPVRANGRTLPALDYATSSGERLPSHPVPPIPVLVGAVDGFGLVEPESDADGFMRRTRFVYSDGPNAFATLPVRVAAGLLGASAIEFSGRTLRLGSRTYAVDADGSAGIDFGGQLHDRFTSVPLISVLDAWVHRGQGQPTGLPPDVFRGKVVIIGGNAVGLNDVKATSFSSHEPGVVKQAAVLDTLLGNGRFITRAPLGVSLALVFAVAFVSVVLLMTTRWTPLEIVWPLGLYAGMSWVTGPVLGLTHTYVLTALPALAGVLASVSAVAFNHLVANEEAAFIRQAFSRFMEPKLVEQMIAQRELPRLDGENVEITAFFSDIRGFSTFSERFKDDPRNLVRLLNTYLTRVSAALLKEGGCLDKYIGDAVVCLFGAPMRQADHALRGCKGALAAKAAVDRLRDEFRAQGLPDMYTRIGVNTAVNFVGNFGSEQLFSYTAIGDGMNLAARLEGANKAYGSVIMIGPRTYELAREHIEVRELDRVRVAGKTEAVTVYELLALKGGLDARKRETVERYHAALALYRAARFEEAAAVLNARRAEDPEDGPTQALLERCQRYVKAPPQDFDGVANLDK